Proteins encoded in a region of the Carassius carassius chromosome 49, fCarCar2.1, whole genome shotgun sequence genome:
- the LOC132132991 gene encoding olfactory receptor 2AT4-like, which translates to MLQANETTASVVTEFFIVGFPGLQPKYYSLMAAFLLCIYIAVITGNSLIVLLFVIERSLQKPMYIIMLSLSLSDIGFCTVALPKVISRYWFNDGYIGFYVCLFQRQLIHYFGTLNSLIMMIMAIDRYLAICFPLRYLALMTNRTMRLLIGFSWVTAMIAPTISLMQTVKLPFCGPNMITHCFCDSLSMNQLACADATLTNLISYAVAMFVLLVPLSFIIFSYLSILVSVLRIANTQGRMKAFSTCATQLTIIVIYYVPRFVVYTTSNIPNAQMNSSQKIALVMFYSLLPPVVNPFIYFIRIKEIRQFFIKWCVHRNRIISMSLTISK; encoded by the coding sequence ATGTTACAGGCAAATGAAACCACAGCTTCTGTTGTAACAGAGTTTTTCATCGTGGGTTTCCCTGGACTCCAGCCCAAATACTACAGCCTGATGGCAGCGTTTTTGCTCTGCATCTACATCGCTGTGATCACTGGAAACTCCCTCATTGTGCTCCTGTTTGTGATTGAGCGCAGCCTCCAAAAGCCCATGTATATTATCATGCTGAGCTTGTCTTTGTCTGATATTGGTTTTTGCACAGTCGCTCTGCCAAAAGTTATATCTCGCTATTGGTTTAATGACGGTTATATTGGCTTCTACGTTTGTCTGTTTCAAAGGCAGCTGATTCACTATTTTGGTACCCTGAACTCTCTAATTATGATGATCATGGCAATTGATCGGTACTTGGCGATCTGTTTCCCACTAAGATACCTTGCTTTAATGACTAACCGCACTATGAGGCTTCTAATAGGGTTTTCCTGGGTTACTGCAATGATTGCTCCAACCATTAGCTTAATGCAGACAGTGAAACTCCCATTCTGTGGGCCAAACATGATCACTCATTGTTTCTGTGATTCTCTATCTATGAACCAACTGGCCTGTGCTGATGCCACCCTCACAAATCTCATTTCATATGCTGTGGCAATGTTTGTGCTTCTCGTGCCATTGTCTTTCATCATCTTTTCTTATTTAAGTATCCTGGTGTCTGTACTTCGAATTGCAAACACACAGGGCCGAATGAAAGCCTTTTCTACCTGTGCAACACAGCTGACTATCATTGTCATCTATTATGTGCCCCGTTTTGTGGTTTACACCACTTCTAACATCCCAAACGCTCAGATGAACAGCAGTCAGAAGATCGCCCTGGTCATGTTCTACAGTCTGCTTCCACCTGTAGTGAACCCCTTCATCTACTTCATCAGGATCAAAGAAATCAGACAGTTCTTTATCAAATGGTGTGTCCACAGAAACAGGATTATCAGTATGTCGTTAACTATTTCTAAATGA